From a region of the Desulfovibrio sp. JC010 genome:
- a CDS encoding hybrid sensor histidine kinase/response regulator — MTYLKKWWLALSFISLAVVLTAIIIIPYTTTSRNALNGLAHDIMLNISAYTLDKSESYLRPAENAAELTRFLADSNIVSSANSEHMLKYFIEQLSLYHQFSGIYYGNTKGEFFMVNRSEEKVKGGLFTKIIKIHEGERTAKLSWTTPDHKILENKLDPLDKYDPRKRPWFIDALMNNDVIWTSPYIFFSNQKPGITTASPVYDKAGNLQGVVGVDITIDKLSTFLSKLNIGKNGKAFIVDTSGNVVAFPDVEALKQSTGNKIRLSKISELPDILSRKAFSSLNIPPDQLPKRPVFTTFEHNNSRYNAVFTPFKNNHWPWIIGLYLPEDDYLGEIKEDYRLSLVTAALAILLSGLIGWIVARKINAAKETAIAANHAKSQFLAVMSHEIRTPMNVILGTTDLLKDSNPHEDQKKYIKLLDNAGEGLLALINDILDMSKVEAGLLDLEHIDFNPSKIMRQACSVFELSAAQKGIELACRIDGKLPEQVKGDPVRVKQVLLNLIGNAIKFTESGGVYVQAGCKKIQNDQVELKFDIQDTGPGIPKDRQKAIFEQFMQADKTISREFQGTGLGLSISKKLCELMNGDISVSSTPGSGSTFTFTITMPEISSPPSEDKNGTVDTDNVTLPRKVLLIEDNRSNRLLFKHFISDSPHIMKCANDGEEGIEIFKEFQPDIIFMDIEMPVMDGYKATEEIRDWERIIGHAPVPIIALSAHAIKGTAEAAREAGCTSYMTKPVTKLQFLERIERDHN, encoded by the coding sequence ATGACTTATCTGAAAAAATGGTGGCTGGCCCTGAGCTTCATATCACTTGCGGTTGTCCTCACGGCAATTATCATAATCCCCTACACCACCACCTCCCGCAATGCTCTCAACGGATTGGCCCATGATATCATGCTCAATATATCCGCCTATACGCTGGATAAATCCGAAAGCTATCTTCGCCCTGCGGAAAATGCAGCAGAATTGACCCGTTTTCTGGCAGACAGCAACATAGTCAGCAGTGCAAACTCCGAACATATGCTCAAATACTTCATTGAGCAGCTTTCATTATACCATCAGTTTTCAGGCATATACTACGGCAACACCAAAGGTGAATTTTTCATGGTCAACCGCTCAGAGGAAAAAGTTAAGGGCGGTTTATTCACCAAAATAATCAAGATTCACGAAGGTGAAAGAACCGCAAAACTCAGCTGGACCACCCCAGATCATAAAATTCTGGAAAACAAGCTCGACCCGCTGGATAAATACGATCCCAGAAAACGGCCATGGTTCATTGATGCCCTGATGAACAATGACGTAATCTGGACCTCGCCCTACATCTTTTTCTCCAACCAAAAACCCGGGATTACCACAGCCAGTCCGGTCTACGATAAAGCCGGAAATCTTCAGGGAGTTGTCGGGGTAGATATAACCATTGATAAACTCTCAACTTTTCTAAGTAAGCTGAACATAGGCAAAAACGGTAAGGCATTTATTGTTGATACCAGCGGGAATGTCGTGGCTTTCCCGGATGTGGAAGCACTCAAGCAAAGCACCGGAAACAAAATCCGCTTAAGCAAAATCAGCGAACTGCCCGATATTCTCAGCAGAAAGGCTTTCAGTTCCCTGAATATTCCCCCTGATCAATTGCCGAAAAGACCTGTATTCACCACCTTTGAACACAATAATTCCCGCTACAATGCCGTATTCACCCCCTTTAAAAACAACCACTGGCCCTGGATTATCGGGCTATACCTGCCTGAAGACGATTATCTGGGCGAAATCAAGGAAGATTACCGACTCAGTCTGGTAACCGCAGCACTGGCCATTCTGCTGTCAGGCCTTATCGGCTGGATTGTAGCCCGGAAAATCAACGCAGCAAAAGAAACGGCCATTGCCGCCAACCACGCCAAAAGCCAATTTCTGGCAGTCATGAGCCACGAAATAAGGACTCCCATGAACGTCATCCTCGGCACCACCGACCTGCTGAAAGATTCCAATCCGCACGAGGACCAGAAGAAATATATCAAACTGCTCGACAATGCCGGGGAAGGACTGCTGGCCCTGATCAATGACATCCTTGATATGTCCAAAGTTGAGGCCGGACTTCTGGACCTTGAACACATCGACTTCAATCCTTCAAAAATCATGCGCCAGGCATGCAGCGTATTCGAACTCTCAGCTGCCCAGAAAGGGATTGAACTGGCCTGCCGTATTGACGGCAAGCTTCCTGAGCAGGTCAAGGGTGACCCGGTACGGGTAAAGCAGGTTCTGCTGAACCTCATCGGCAATGCAATCAAGTTTACTGAATCAGGCGGGGTATACGTGCAGGCCGGCTGCAAAAAAATCCAGAACGATCAGGTTGAGCTGAAATTTGATATTCAGGATACCGGGCCGGGCATTCCCAAAGACAGACAAAAAGCAATTTTCGAACAGTTCATGCAAGCGGATAAAACCATATCCCGTGAATTTCAGGGAACGGGTCTGGGATTATCCATCAGCAAAAAACTGTGCGAATTGATGAACGGCGACATTAGCGTGTCCAGCACCCCCGGCAGCGGCAGCACTTTCACATTCACCATTACCATGCCGGAAATCAGTTCACCGCCTTCTGAAGATAAAAATGGAACGGTAGATACGGACAATGTGACCCTGCCGCGCAAAGTCCTGCTCATTGAAGACAACCGCAGCAACCGACTGCTCTTCAAGCATTTTATCTCCGACTCGCCGCACATAATGAAGTGCGCAAATGATGGTGAAGAAGGAATCGAAATATTTAAAGAATTTCAGCCGGACATAATCTTCATGGACATCGAAATGCCGGTTATGGACGGCTACAAGGCCACTGAAGAAATCCGTGACTGGGAAAGAATCATCGGACATGCGCCTGTTCCCATTATCGCCCTTTCTGCCCATGCCATCAAAGGTACAGCTGAAGCCGCACGTGAAGCCGGATGCACCAGCTACATGACCAAACCAGTGACCAAACTGCAATTCCTTGAAAGAATTGAACGCGATCACAACTAG
- a CDS encoding PEP/pyruvate-binding domain-containing protein produces MLPVNILKFWAETLLAPRALLQRKYEAFKVLLEYDSQALDLVADLEELFYGERLADRNQAGSLQKQLSSAVSGMIGELRKMHPYKFRDLPEAFQRIDDHARHALLMPGGDSGPPYTVPLAAAGECPELAGGKAANLGRVHALGHTEALPGFVVTANAFHAFVDHNNLREELNERLSRMEVDNVRLLSSMTLELQELFLNGEVPPGVAGAIERGLETYLDGTGKLAVRSSALAEDSEISFAGQYASELNVDPAEVLDGYKRVLAGKYCPRAVSYRISNGLTDNDTAMAVLIVPMIDARSSGVVYSVDPDCLSRDSVGIYGVSGLGASLVDGSVVPVKASLHRGKEPRPVSECGFDRSGLPDEKMLVQLAKCALKLEEQFGCPQDMEWAVDRGGQFHILQTRPLQQEAHGQLVSPASLNSMPIMDGLERAAGGAGCGEVYFARSGAEISRIPEGAIVVTPALKPSLLSFAAKINGVLSSAGSRASHFGSVAREMGIPVLVGDVSDRLKPGQLVTVDGMAGAVYEGCVEDVLTRSCADTQVSPRVLELYKGMISSMVHLNLVDPHGENFSAEGCESLHDLVRYCHEMAVQEMFSLVDKRGLGMGRSKRLRTELPLVVYLIDLDRGLYAGARSRKELSPADVLSVPMQAFWKGLSDERVVWPEEMTHVDWEEFDRMSAGIFSKDSKLLASYGLLAEDYLHLLVRFGYHFSEVDSLCGDVAAQNYVKFRFKGGGAGAENKKLRLEFVSRVLVHFGFETEIRGDMLDGVSSRLAAADIQKQLVVVGYLMAVTRMMDMRLDNAGQVDREFESFIAAAEGIDG; encoded by the coding sequence ATGCTGCCTGTCAATATCCTGAAATTCTGGGCTGAAACATTGCTGGCCCCGCGGGCTTTATTGCAGCGTAAATATGAGGCTTTCAAAGTCCTGCTGGAATATGATTCGCAGGCTCTTGATCTGGTGGCGGATCTTGAGGAACTATTCTACGGCGAAAGGCTGGCCGATCGCAATCAGGCTGGCAGCCTTCAGAAGCAGCTTTCTTCTGCTGTGTCCGGGATGATCGGAGAATTGAGGAAAATGCATCCTTATAAATTCCGGGATCTGCCTGAGGCTTTCCAGCGTATCGATGATCATGCCCGGCATGCTCTGCTGATGCCCGGTGGGGATTCCGGCCCTCCGTATACAGTCCCCCTTGCTGCCGCCGGGGAGTGTCCTGAACTTGCCGGAGGCAAGGCTGCAAATCTGGGGCGGGTGCACGCGTTGGGCCATACTGAAGCACTGCCCGGATTTGTGGTCACGGCTAATGCTTTCCATGCCTTTGTGGATCATAACAATTTGCGTGAAGAGCTGAATGAAAGGCTCAGTCGTATGGAAGTGGACAACGTTCGCTTGCTCTCTTCCATGACCCTTGAGTTGCAGGAACTCTTTCTGAACGGTGAAGTTCCGCCCGGAGTTGCCGGGGCCATAGAGCGCGGCTTGGAAACTTATCTGGACGGAACCGGAAAGCTGGCCGTGCGTTCCAGCGCACTGGCCGAAGACAGCGAAATTTCATTTGCCGGGCAGTATGCCAGCGAACTCAATGTCGATCCCGCCGAAGTGCTGGACGGCTACAAGCGTGTTCTGGCCGGGAAATATTGTCCCCGTGCGGTATCATACCGCATCTCCAACGGCTTGACCGACAACGATACCGCCATGGCCGTGCTCATCGTGCCCATGATCGATGCCCGCAGTTCCGGGGTGGTTTATTCTGTGGACCCGGACTGTCTCAGCAGGGACAGTGTCGGCATTTACGGAGTTTCCGGTCTGGGGGCTTCCCTTGTGGACGGCAGCGTGGTTCCGGTCAAGGCCTCTTTGCACCGGGGGAAGGAACCCCGTCCGGTCAGTGAATGCGGATTTGACCGTTCCGGGCTGCCGGATGAGAAAATGTTGGTTCAACTGGCAAAATGCGCACTCAAGCTTGAGGAGCAGTTCGGCTGTCCGCAGGATATGGAGTGGGCCGTGGACCGGGGAGGGCAGTTTCATATCCTCCAGACCCGGCCTTTGCAGCAGGAAGCGCATGGACAGCTTGTTTCGCCTGCTTCCCTCAACTCCATGCCGATCATGGACGGACTGGAACGGGCTGCCGGTGGAGCCGGATGCGGGGAAGTCTACTTTGCCCGCAGCGGCGCGGAAATTTCCCGTATCCCGGAGGGTGCCATCGTAGTTACACCGGCCTTGAAACCTTCACTGCTCAGTTTTGCGGCGAAAATCAACGGGGTGCTTTCCTCGGCCGGAAGCCGGGCCAGCCATTTCGGTTCCGTGGCAAGGGAGATGGGCATTCCCGTGCTGGTGGGTGATGTGTCTGATCGGTTGAAACCGGGCCAGTTGGTGACCGTGGACGGCATGGCCGGTGCTGTTTATGAAGGGTGCGTGGAAGACGTGCTGACCCGTTCCTGCGCGGACACACAGGTTTCGCCACGTGTTCTTGAGTTGTACAAGGGCATGATTTCTTCCATGGTCCATTTGAATCTAGTTGATCCCCATGGCGAAAATTTCAGTGCCGAAGGGTGTGAATCTCTGCATGATCTGGTGCGTTATTGTCATGAAATGGCGGTACAGGAGATGTTTTCGCTGGTGGATAAGCGCGGGTTGGGTATGGGCCGATCCAAGCGGTTGCGGACCGAACTGCCGCTGGTGGTTTACCTGATTGATCTGGACCGGGGGCTTTATGCCGGAGCGCGCAGTCGAAAGGAGCTTTCCCCGGCAGACGTACTCTCCGTTCCCATGCAGGCTTTCTGGAAGGGGCTTTCCGATGAACGGGTGGTCTGGCCTGAAGAGATGACCCACGTGGACTGGGAAGAGTTCGACCGCATGTCCGCCGGGATTTTCAGCAAGGATTCCAAACTGCTTGCCAGTTATGGATTGCTGGCTGAAGATTATCTGCATCTGCTGGTCCGTTTCGGATATCATTTTTCCGAGGTTGATTCCCTGTGCGGGGATGTTGCGGCCCAGAATTATGTGAAATTTCGTTTCAAGGGCGGCGGGGCCGGGGCTGAAAATAAAAAGCTGCGGCTGGAGTTCGTCAGCCGGGTGCTTGTCCATTTCGGATTTGAGACCGAGATCCGCGGGGATATGCTGGACGGGGTTAGCAGCCGTCTTGCTGCTGCCGACATACAAAAACAGCTGGTCGTAGTGGGCTACCTGATGGCGGTGACCCGGATGATGGATATGCGTCTGGATAACGCCGGGCAGGTGGACAGGGAATTTGAGAGCTTTATTGCCGCAGCGGAGGGGATTGATGGCTGA
- a CDS encoding NAD-dependent epimerase/dehydratase family protein, translating to MKKTCLVTGCAGFIGSHLTRTLLDQGHAVVGVDNFASGYAHNMKGFADHADFTFYERSITEEGLLAELKDKHPELDVVFQLAAVVSVPYSVEHPELTMQVNFEANRDMLDAAREMGFSRFVFAGSAAEYGNEDRLPVKEEYADGAEQLSPYGVAKYKSSSYIEKSGYGCALRFFNIFGPRQDPTSQYSGVISRFVDFGLAGKNMVIFGDGEQSRDFLYVSDVVTSYMIAAGLDEQGRGPLTGVFNVGTGKGRSIRELAVVVAELTSAPKEIDFKSERAGDIKHSRADVSRITAVGFKAEVAFDEGLSRTVKWAAESQS from the coding sequence ATGAAGAAAACATGTCTTGTGACCGGGTGTGCCGGATTTATCGGCAGCCACCTGACCCGGACCCTGCTTGATCAGGGCCACGCGGTTGTGGGTGTGGATAATTTTGCCAGCGGTTACGCCCACAACATGAAAGGATTTGCAGATCATGCTGATTTCACCTTTTATGAACGGTCCATCACCGAAGAAGGGCTGCTTGCGGAGTTGAAGGATAAGCACCCGGAGCTGGATGTTGTGTTCCAGCTGGCGGCGGTGGTCAGCGTGCCTTACTCGGTGGAGCATCCTGAACTGACCATGCAGGTAAATTTCGAGGCCAACCGGGATATGCTCGATGCGGCAAGGGAAATGGGTTTTTCCCGTTTTGTTTTTGCCGGGTCTGCGGCGGAATACGGCAACGAGGATCGTCTTCCGGTCAAGGAAGAGTACGCGGACGGAGCCGAGCAGCTCAGTCCTTACGGGGTGGCCAAGTATAAGTCTTCGTCTTATATTGAGAAATCCGGTTACGGCTGTGCCCTGCGTTTTTTCAATATTTTCGGACCGCGTCAGGACCCCACCAGCCAGTACAGCGGGGTGATTTCCCGTTTTGTGGATTTCGGACTGGCCGGGAAAAATATGGTTATCTTCGGGGACGGCGAACAGAGCCGTGATTTTCTCTATGTTTCTGACGTGGTTACCTCCTATATGATTGCCGCCGGGCTGGATGAACAGGGCCGGGGACCGTTGACCGGGGTCTTTAATGTAGGTACGGGCAAAGGCAGGTCCATTCGTGAACTGGCCGTGGTTGTGGCTGAACTGACCTCCGCACCGAAGGAAATTGATTTTAAATCCGAGCGGGCCGGGGATATCAAGCACTCCCGTGCTGATGTCAGCAGGATCACGGCCGTAGGATTCAAAGCTGAAGTTGCTTTTGACGAAGGGTTGTCCCGAACTGTGAAATGGGCTGCTGAATCTCAGTCTTAA
- a CDS encoding MBL fold metallo-hydrolase, with protein MYFKQLTTEGLGCYSYVIGCPAAGEMVIVDPRRDVQEYLDISREEGMKITRVINTHVHADHVGGEQELKSIVGAELYIHENADVGYQRTLIKEGDTITVGAAKLDFLHTPGHTPNAISILVTDIMRGDEPWMILTGDLLFVGDIGRPDLPGDEILDEQVENLYNSLYNKLGKLPDYLEVYPAHGQGSLCGKGMSAKPSTTLGYERRYNPMLQFKTFEDFKAKVLESFPSRPKSFTHIINTNFNGAPLLERCPLDRAMNPEKFKQMIEQGCTVIDVRDAAGFGGFHIPGSLNIGLEKQLANWVGMAVEPDSDLLLVVNSKEDYDRMCTELHRIGYDRIFGYLHGGMAAWLLAGYEVESLDQKSTRQLHAALAEGKEFTLLDVRTPAEVTGGMIKGAMHKPFAKVLDEGVDVDKDSPIIVMCGSGYRSNIVGSYLKNNGYTQVCSLAGGAIAWNRSGFKMG; from the coding sequence ATGTATTTCAAACAATTAACCACTGAAGGACTCGGCTGTTACTCATATGTAATCGGCTGTCCTGCCGCAGGCGAAATGGTCATCGTGGACCCGCGCCGGGATGTTCAGGAGTATCTTGATATTTCCCGCGAAGAAGGCATGAAAATCACGCGGGTCATCAACACCCATGTCCATGCCGACCATGTGGGCGGGGAGCAGGAGCTTAAATCCATTGTAGGCGCGGAGCTCTACATCCATGAAAACGCGGATGTGGGCTACCAGCGCACCCTCATCAAGGAAGGCGACACCATCACCGTGGGCGCGGCCAAGCTCGATTTTCTACATACTCCGGGACACACCCCGAACGCCATCTCCATTCTGGTCACCGATATCATGCGCGGGGATGAGCCATGGATGATTCTCACCGGGGATCTGCTCTTTGTGGGCGATATAGGACGCCCGGATCTTCCCGGTGATGAAATTCTGGATGAACAGGTGGAAAACCTCTACAACAGCCTGTACAACAAACTGGGCAAGCTTCCTGACTATCTGGAAGTTTACCCGGCTCATGGGCAGGGTTCCCTGTGCGGTAAGGGCATGAGTGCCAAACCAAGCACCACTCTGGGTTATGAGCGGCGTTACAACCCCATGCTCCAATTCAAGACCTTTGAGGATTTCAAGGCCAAGGTACTGGAGTCATTCCCCAGCCGCCCGAAATCTTTCACCCATATCATCAATACCAACTTCAACGGCGCGCCCCTGCTGGAACGCTGCCCGCTGGACCGGGCCATGAACCCGGAAAAATTCAAGCAGATGATCGAACAGGGCTGTACGGTTATCGATGTGCGTGACGCAGCCGGATTCGGCGGGTTCCACATTCCCGGCAGCCTCAACATCGGCCTTGAAAAACAGCTCGCCAACTGGGTAGGCATGGCTGTTGAGCCGGATTCAGATCTGCTGCTGGTGGTCAATTCCAAGGAAGACTACGACCGTATGTGTACCGAACTGCACCGGATCGGCTACGACCGTATTTTCGGCTATCTGCACGGCGGTATGGCAGCATGGCTGCTGGCCGGATACGAGGTGGAAAGCCTGGACCAGAAGTCCACCAGACAACTTCATGCAGCACTGGCGGAAGGAAAGGAGTTCACCCTTCTTGACGTGCGCACCCCGGCCGAAGTTACAGGCGGAATGATCAAGGGAGCCATGCACAAACCCTTTGCCAAAGTACTTGATGAAGGGGTCGATGTGGATAAGGACAGCCCCATTATCGTCATGTGCGGATCAGGCTACCGCTCAAATATCGTGGGAAGTTACCTGAAAAACAACGGCTACACGCAGGTCTGCTCACTTGCAGGCGGGGCCATTGCATGGAATCGCTCTGGATTTAAGATGGGGTAG
- a CDS encoding desulfoferrodoxin family protein translates to MNSRRKFMAMSAAATAAILMPVTNAAAEKSRRYPSNVVYTRKDTGVWDKKAATHLPQVEVKNGKAIIRTLHPMTEKHYIVRHTLVDKDGNVVGAKTFSNTDEKAVSRFKIPAGSKGKKFFATSFCNKHDFWVSPVTL, encoded by the coding sequence ATGAATTCCAGAAGAAAATTCATGGCCATGTCCGCTGCTGCCACAGCGGCAATCCTGATGCCCGTGACCAATGCCGCAGCAGAAAAAAGCCGCAGGTATCCTTCAAACGTGGTCTATACCCGCAAAGACACCGGTGTCTGGGATAAAAAAGCAGCCACCCACCTGCCGCAGGTAGAGGTAAAAAACGGGAAAGCCATCATCCGCACCCTGCATCCCATGACCGAAAAACACTACATAGTCCGCCATACCCTTGTGGATAAAGACGGCAATGTGGTGGGCGCAAAAACGTTTTCCAACACTGATGAAAAAGCAGTATCCCGCTTCAAAATTCCAGCCGGAAGCAAAGGTAAAAAATTCTTTGCAACCAGTTTCTGTAACAAACACGATTTCTGGGTCAGTCCGGTAACATTATAA
- a CDS encoding glycosyltransferase — protein MRRPDFSLQHTAAAFARLNEPEFRTDGPLVSVLMATHNRKHCLPRALKSILAQSYKNIEICLARDGGEAVDDVVAKLSDPRIKLLSYEQNRGKAAALNSAFEASRGEYIAYLDDDDIWYEDHLERLMSAARILNRDFVYSNGMEVMLESKTNPKELSRSLRYARQVNLKNLLEFNYITGINVLHERSLFEKAGGFDENLKVLIDFDMWRRLACFADPLHVDFTTAEYYLHKEKGRHITDLAVNNPLEYRKQRLKILAKNIPLPDPELRKELAQVRQRAHFDYAVFNCTKALDNNDLQLASRSLAQAGKYYTKLPTAQLMYAVCLLRLSNPQEALAVFKDCITHDSDTASLLMACSVSMMLKDKFANETLTILEKRKNMLSAEQLKIFSDYKERYAGFI, from the coding sequence ATGCGCAGACCTGATTTCAGCCTACAACACACAGCCGCAGCATTTGCCCGGCTTAATGAACCGGAATTTCGCACTGACGGACCTCTGGTCTCGGTGCTCATGGCAACCCACAACCGCAAACACTGCCTGCCACGTGCCCTGAAATCCATCCTTGCCCAATCATATAAAAATATTGAAATTTGTCTGGCCCGCGACGGCGGTGAAGCTGTCGATGATGTGGTTGCAAAGCTTAGCGATCCCCGGATCAAGCTGCTTTCATATGAACAGAACCGGGGCAAAGCCGCTGCGCTCAACAGCGCGTTCGAAGCAAGCCGAGGTGAATACATAGCCTACCTTGATGACGACGACATCTGGTATGAAGACCATCTGGAACGGCTCATGTCCGCCGCCAGAATACTGAACCGGGACTTCGTATATTCCAATGGCATGGAAGTTATGCTGGAATCGAAAACAAATCCCAAAGAACTCTCACGCAGCCTGCGTTATGCCCGGCAGGTAAATTTAAAAAACCTGCTGGAATTTAATTACATTACCGGTATCAATGTTCTGCATGAACGATCTTTGTTTGAAAAAGCGGGCGGTTTCGATGAGAATTTAAAGGTGCTCATAGACTTTGACATGTGGCGCAGGCTGGCCTGTTTCGCAGATCCTCTCCATGTAGATTTCACTACAGCCGAGTATTATCTGCACAAAGAAAAAGGCCGCCATATAACTGACCTTGCAGTAAATAATCCTCTAGAATACAGAAAACAGCGTCTCAAAATACTAGCCAAGAACATCCCCCTGCCCGACCCGGAGCTGAGAAAGGAACTTGCGCAGGTTCGCCAACGTGCCCATTTTGACTATGCTGTCTTCAACTGCACAAAAGCACTGGACAACAATGATTTGCAGCTGGCTTCCCGCAGTCTGGCGCAGGCCGGAAAATATTACACGAAACTCCCCACTGCCCAGCTCATGTACGCGGTCTGCCTGCTGCGTTTATCAAATCCACAAGAGGCCCTTGCTGTTTTTAAGGATTGTATCACCCATGATTCAGATACGGCCAGCCTGCTCATGGCCTGCTCGGTAAGCATGATGCTCAAAGATAAATTCGCGAATGAAACACTGACTATTCTGGAAAAAAGAAAAAATATGCTGAGCGCAGAACAGCTTAAAATATTCAGCGACTACAAAGAGCGATATGCCGGGTTCATTTAA
- a CDS encoding HDOD domain-containing protein, translated as MQEVEQTSTLNPQIKDAAIKYVRKLFSQAGDSDLIRTLKKESFKHIYKKMIVEPDEFLPQPRPADVAPWDGMRPEGPRDFLKSKVVLPSLPQVLVEIQKVISDPDSSADDLAEIINKDPKLVAAILRLANSAMYSFRTEVDTPSRAVALLGFKQASSLALGTVSLSLFKRSSETQVLNIEKFWKHCIACGVIAQEIAKEAGYKDTERFFVGGMLHDIGLYVVFESNRSLALELSDYASKDDNSLYDAELDLLGFDHASLGGVIIKDWNFPKSLVLAAAGHHNPMIAKSDPDAGIIHVADFIARAMGYDLGLSSVLGVLDHEIYESFGLTSESFVNMIPEVQKLIEEIFEILNPA; from the coding sequence ATGCAGGAAGTAGAACAAACATCGACGCTTAATCCGCAGATAAAAGATGCGGCCATAAAATATGTGCGCAAGTTATTCAGTCAGGCGGGTGACTCCGATCTGATCAGGACTTTGAAAAAGGAGTCCTTTAAACATATTTATAAAAAAATGATTGTGGAGCCGGATGAGTTTCTCCCGCAGCCGCGTCCTGCCGATGTAGCACCGTGGGACGGAATGCGCCCTGAAGGACCGCGTGATTTTTTGAAATCAAAAGTAGTGCTGCCTTCTTTGCCGCAGGTTCTGGTTGAAATTCAGAAGGTCATTAGCGACCCGGACAGTTCTGCCGATGATCTTGCAGAAATTATCAATAAAGATCCCAAACTGGTGGCAGCCATCCTGCGTCTGGCAAACAGTGCCATGTACAGCTTTCGAACCGAGGTGGATACCCCGTCAAGGGCGGTGGCCCTGCTGGGATTCAAGCAGGCCAGTTCTCTTGCTTTAGGTACTGTTTCTCTTAGTCTGTTCAAGCGTTCTTCCGAAACACAAGTTCTTAATATTGAGAAATTCTGGAAGCATTGCATTGCCTGCGGGGTAATTGCGCAGGAAATCGCAAAAGAGGCCGGATATAAAGATACCGAACGTTTTTTTGTGGGCGGTATGCTCCACGACATCGGGCTTTATGTTGTTTTTGAAAGCAACCGGAGCCTCGCACTTGAGCTCAGTGATTATGCCAGCAAAGATGACAACAGTCTTTACGATGCTGAATTGGACCTGCTCGGTTTTGACCATGCAAGTCTCGGTGGAGTTATCATCAAGGACTGGAATTTTCCGAAGTCTTTAGTCCTTGCTGCTGCCGGACACCACAATCCGATGATAGCCAAAAGCGATCCTGATGCCGGAATTATCCATGTGGCGGATTTCATTGCCCGGGCCATGGGATATGATCTCGGTCTGTCCTCTGTGCTTGGTGTTCTGGATCATGAAATCTATGAAAGTTTCGGGCTTACTTCTGAATCTTTTGTTAATATGATACCGGAAGTTCAGAAGCTGATTGAAGAAATTTTTGAAATTTTGAATCCCGCGTAA
- a CDS encoding HDOD domain-containing protein codes for MVKSGKSPRIRPDVKEAAARHVHKLFMQAGSSDLVRVLKKEAFKQVYRQMIHEPDLFLPRTFPDDIEPWSGEKVAGPGEFLSGSLVLPTLPQVQIQLQEILDDPESSMEDLVEIINNEPKLSAAVLRLANSGLYQLDGKVETPAKAVEILGFEKAGSLALGTVSLSLFKRQNNPVLDLKKFWKHSIACGVVAQEIAILAKLGDPERFFAGGLMHDLGLHVIFESDQGLALELYKLAHSDGYNLYKAEQELLGFNHASLGGYILNKWKFPRQLIAAAWGHHNPRKVKTDPDAMVTHVADFIAQALGYDLGISPVIGFIDRTAWEKLGITGEQVIELLPEIRRLIDDIFQILED; via the coding sequence ATGGTCAAATCTGGAAAGTCGCCTAGAATCAGGCCGGATGTTAAGGAAGCCGCGGCCCGCCATGTGCATAAGCTTTTTATGCAGGCCGGCAGTTCCGATCTGGTCCGGGTGCTGAAAAAGGAGGCTTTCAAACAGGTCTACAGGCAGATGATCCATGAACCGGATCTTTTTCTGCCCCGCACATTTCCGGATGACATTGAACCGTGGAGCGGTGAAAAGGTTGCCGGGCCGGGGGAGTTCTTAAGTGGATCGCTTGTATTACCCACTTTGCCGCAGGTCCAGATTCAATTACAGGAAATTCTGGATGATCCGGAAAGCAGTATGGAGGACCTTGTTGAGATCATCAACAATGAGCCCAAGCTTTCCGCGGCTGTGTTGCGGCTGGCCAACAGTGGACTCTACCAGCTTGACGGAAAGGTCGAGACCCCGGCAAAAGCGGTGGAAATACTCGGTTTTGAGAAGGCCGGATCACTGGCTCTCGGTACTGTCTCGCTCAGTCTTTTTAAGCGTCAGAATAACCCGGTCCTTGACCTGAAAAAGTTCTGGAAGCACTCCATTGCCTGCGGAGTTGTGGCACAGGAAATCGCCATCCTTGCAAAGCTGGGTGATCCGGAGCGTTTTTTTGCAGGTGGTTTGATGCATGACCTCGGTCTGCATGTGATTTTTGAGAGTGATCAGGGTCTGGCCCTGGAGCTGTACAAACTGGCGCACAGTGACGGCTATAATCTTTACAAGGCTGAGCAAGAGCTGCTGGGCTTCAACCATGCTTCTCTCGGCGGTTACATACTCAACAAATGGAAGTTTCCCCGGCAGCTGATCGCCGCCGCATGGGGGCATCATAATCCGCGCAAGGTAAAAACAGACCCGGATGCCATGGTTACCCATGTGGCGGATTTTATTGCGCAGGCGTTAGGTTATGATCTGGGAATTTCCCCGGTTATCGGATTTATTGACCGTACGGCGTGGGAAAAGCTCGGCATAACAGGAGAGCAGGTCATAGAGTTACTGCCGGAGATCCGGCGTTTGATTGATGATATTTTTCAGATTCTGGAAGATTAA